TACGTGCATTTCCAAAGCGTCCTCGGTCTCGTCCAGCTCCAGGCTGTTCAATTCATTGCCATTGCGGTAACTGTTTAAATTAAggtctttcccatacaaagctgTCGAAGAGACGTTGGGGCACTGATTGTGCCACTGTACTGACTTTTTGCTGCTGGCGTAGCGGCAGCGGATGTAGTTAGAGAATGCCCTGCGGTAGATTTTGTTGAAAAGTGTGTATACCAGGGGGTTGACCCCGGAGCAGATATAACCCACCCAAACAAAGACATCCAGAAGCTCCCCAAGAAGAACCTCGTCACAGGCTTCTTTGCAGAGAACGGACATGATGTTGGTGATGAAAAATGGGCACCACATGATGAGGAACAAAAAGAAGACTATGCCCAAGACCTTGGAGGCCCTCCGCTCGTTGTTGATAGATTGCATGGTACCCTTCCGGAAAAGCACGGCTTCTTTGTTCACGGGAGAGTTTAAGTGGGAGGCAGCCTCATGGTTCTGCAGCATGGAGAGGTTCTCTGTGTTGTTCTCTTTCTTGAGGAAGTTCATGCTGCTTCGCCTCTGCTTGGGGGCCTCCCCATACATGAACACGGAGGCCTGCTTCTGCAGAACTCGAATGGTCAGGAAGTATGCAAACACCATGATAACGAGAGGAATGAAGAATGCTACAAAGGAGCCAATGAGGACAAAGTTTTCATCGTTTAGGACGCAGCTTCCATTCACGAACACCCGAGAATCATCTTGCAAGCCAATT
This window of the Euleptes europaea isolate rEulEur1 chromosome 13, rEulEur1.hap1, whole genome shotgun sequence genome carries:
- the HTR2C gene encoding 5-hydroxytryptamine receptor 2C isoform X2, which encodes MSAINGAGVLVGLTTVSVTLDFSQHSGLMAWPLSHNLTLNQSSPSSDPLNISEGAEVFRKSIREKNWPALLILIIILLTIGGNILVILAVSLEKKLQNATNYFLMSLAVADMLVGILVMPVSLITILYDVLFSTASIMHLCAISLDRYVAIRNPIEHSRFNSRTKAIMKIAAVWTISIGISLPIPVIGLQDDSRVFVNGSCVLNDENFVLIGSFVAFFIPLVIMVFAYFLTIRVLQKQASVFMYGEAPKQRRSSMNFLKKENNTENLSMLQNHEAASHLNSPVNKEAVLFRKGTMQSINNERRASKVLGIVFFLFLIMWCPFFITNIMSVLCKEACDEVLLGELLDVFVWVGYICSGVNPLVYTLFNKIYRRAFSNYIRCRYASSKKSVQWHNQCPNVSSTALYGKDLNLNSYRNGNELNSLELDETEDALEMHVGTSELSINSCSAEKTSSV
- the HTR2C gene encoding 5-hydroxytryptamine receptor 2C isoform X1 yields the protein MSAINGAGVLVGLTTVSVTLDFSQHSGLMAWPLSHNLTLNQSSPSSDPLNISEGAEVFRKSIREKNWPALLILIIILLTIGGNILVILAVSLEKKLQNATNYFLMSLAVADMLVGILVMPVSLITILYDYAWPLPKQLCPIWISLDVLFSTASIMHLCAISLDRYVAIRNPIEHSRFNSRTKAIMKIAAVWTISIGISLPIPVIGLQDDSRVFVNGSCVLNDENFVLIGSFVAFFIPLVIMVFAYFLTIRVLQKQASVFMYGEAPKQRRSSMNFLKKENNTENLSMLQNHEAASHLNSPVNKEAVLFRKGTMQSINNERRASKVLGIVFFLFLIMWCPFFITNIMSVLCKEACDEVLLGELLDVFVWVGYICSGVNPLVYTLFNKIYRRAFSNYIRCRYASSKKSVQWHNQCPNVSSTALYGKDLNLNSYRNGNELNSLELDETEDALEMHVGTSELSINSCSAEKTSSV